Proteins from one Cicer arietinum cultivar CDC Frontier isolate Library 1 chromosome 3, Cicar.CDCFrontier_v2.0, whole genome shotgun sequence genomic window:
- the LOC140919811 gene encoding uncharacterized protein, with amino-acid sequence MRKAWKIVDDYRVMLHTPPNGNHGAHEESPTRRSPRMENVYKINIDATSPDYDKWRTGTIIGDSYGVFLVAATWKVSTLTDATIAKALGTRISLHFGLDLSFWNMNFEGNSLNVIKAIRNSNQDQSYFGLIIVDCYNLLALFSSYTINHVKRSANVSTHILVKFVLNTHESIWIEECPGISHSISTDLVAY; translated from the coding sequence ATGCGCAAAGCTTGgaagattgttgatgattatAGAGTCATGCTGCATACACCACCCAATGGAAATCATGGCGCTCACGAGGAGTCTCCCACTCGACGCTCCCCTCGAATGGAAAATGTGTACAAAATCAATATAGATGCTACGAGCCCTGATTATGATAAATGGAGAACCGGTACCATCATTGGGGATTCATATGGGGTTTTCCTTGTTGCTGCGACTTGGAAGGTTTCGACACTAACAGATGCGACTATCGCGAAGGCTTTAGGTACTCGCATTTCCCTCCATTTCGGGTTGGACCTCAGTTTTTGGAATATGAACTTTGAAGGGAACTCTCTTAATGTTATAAAAGCAATTCGCAACTCGAATCAAGATCAATCCTATTTCGGCTTAATCATAGTTGACTGCTACAATCTCTTGGCCCTTTTCTCTAGTTACACGATTAATCATGTAAAAAGAAGTGCAAATGTTTCAACACACattttagttaaatttgttttaaacactCACGAATCTATATGGATTGAAGAATGTCCTGGTATTTCTCACTCTATTTCAACTGATTTGGTTGCTTATTGA
- the LOC101499980 gene encoding U-box domain-containing protein 13-like, whose amino-acid sequence MAETNAANILLHNLINISNQISQISTFNSLIKTQCLDLSRRITFLIPLFQHLLNDVVSVPYHALVSLQQVFLSAKQLLLFCSQPSQLYLILEREKIRCKFNDVASHFEQAISEISYDKLDISEELKEQVALVTAQFRRAKEHFDPPGLELYEHLLSIYNQNSDVNTEHSALHLICEKLQFVSVEDIKQESLALHKMIVDGGGCFDKSTQGLSTVLKKIEDFLLKESENIAVLSSVDLPPHIDEPCVKLNCQLPVMPEEFRCPISLELMKDPVIISTGQTYERACIKKWLDSGHGTCPITQQILSSPILIPNHVLYSLISNWCEANGVEPPKRLGNLRLCKETSDGSSEFIDLDTLMRKLASRDIEDQRCAAGEFRLLAKHDSLNRKLIAEAGAIPLLVDLLFVSDAGIQENAVTALLNLSIYEDNKECIMASEAVAGILHVLENGSMVARENAAATFFSLSAANENKVAIGASGAIQALVTLLCEGSQRGKVDAAAALFNLCFYQANKGRAIKAGIVPKLIEMLTEPDGQMRDEALTIMAMLVTHPDGKAAIGSMNAIPTFVEIIINGSSRNKENATSVLVHVCRGDPLHLSTVASLGVINPLLELAENGSERANRKAAELLELLGIYRPV is encoded by the exons ATGGCGGAAACCAATGCTGCCAATATTCTCCTTCACAACCTCATCAACATTTCCAACCAAATCTCTCAAATCTCCACCTTTAATTCCCTTATCAAAACACAATGCTTGGATCTCAGCCGTAGGATCACTTTCCTCATTCCTCTCTTTCAACACCTCCTTAACGACGTCGTTTCTGTGCCCTACCACGCTCTCGTTTCGCTCCAACAAGTCTTTCTCTCCGCCAAACAATTGCTCCTCTTTTGCTCCCAACCAAGCCAGCTCTACCTG ATATTGGAAAGAGAGAAAATTAGGTGCAAATTCAATGATGTAGCTTCTCATTTTGAACAAGCTATAAGCGAGATTTCCTATGACAAACTAGATATTTCTGAGGAGCTCAAGGAGCAG GTTGCACTAGTGACTGCTCAGTTTAGAAGGGCCAAAGAGCATTTTGATCCACCTGGTCTTGAACTTTATGAGCACCTGCTGTCTATCTATAACCAGAACTCTGATGTGAATACTGAACACTCTGCACTACATTTAATCTGTGAGAAGCTACAATTTGTGAGTGTGGAGGATATCAAACAAGAGTCACTTGCTCTACATAAGATGATTGTTGATGGGGGTGGTTGTTTTGATAAAAGCACGCAGGGATTGTCGACGGTgctgaaaaaaattgaagattttTTGTTGAAGGAATCTGAAAACATTGCTGTTTTGTCGAGTGTGGATTTACCTCCTCATATTGATGAGCCATGTGTGAAGTTAAATTGTCAGTTACCTGTTATGCCGGAGGAGTTTCGCTGCCCAATATCTCTTGAGCTAATGAAAGATCCTGTTATCATTTCCACTGGGCAG ACATATGAACGCGCTTGCATAAAGAAATGGCTTGATTCAGGGCATGGAACATGTCCCATCACTCAGCAGATTCTTTCCAGCCCCATTCTCATACCTAACCATGTTTTATACAGCCTGATATCAAATTGGTGTGAGGCAAATGGAGTGGAACCACCTAAAAGGTTAGGAAACTTGCGGCTCTGTAAGGAAACATCAGACGGCTCTTCTGAATTTATAGATCTTGATACCTTAATGAGGAAACTTGCTTCTCGTGACATTGAGGATCAGCGTTGTGCAGCTG GGGAATTCCGCCTTCTTGCCAAACATGATAGTCTAAATCGAAAGTTGATTGCTGAAGCTGGTGCTATACCTCTCCTTGTTGATCTCCTCTTTGTGTCTGATGCTGGCATCCAGGAGAATGCGGTTACTGCTCTTCTCAACCTATCTATCTACGAAGATAACAAAGAGTGCATCATGGCTTCTGAGGCTGTGGCGGGGATCCTTCACGTGCTAGAAAATGGTAGTATGGTAGCTCGTGAAAATGCAGCAGCCACCTTTTTCAGCCTCTCGGCAGCAAACGAGAACAAAGTTGCAATTGGTGCATCTGGAGCAATCCAGGCGCTAGTTACTCTCTTGTGCGAAGGAAGTCAAAGAGGAAAGGTCGATGCTGCCGCAGCGCTattcaatttgtgtttttacCAAGCTAACAAAGGACGTGCTATTAAGGCTGGTATTGTGCCCAAGTTAATAGAAATGTTAACGGAACCGGATGGACAGATGAGGGACGAGGCATTGACAATCATGGCGATGTTAGTTACCCACCCTGATGGAAAAGCAGCAATTGGATCTATGAATGCTATTCCCACTTTCGTGGAAATTATCATTAATGGATCTTCTAGGAACAAAGAGAATGCAACTTCAGTGCTTGTGCACGTCTGTCGTGGAGATCCACTACACCTGTCAACTGTTGCTTCACTTGGAGTGATCAATCCTCTCTTGGAATTGGCGGAAAATGGTTCGGAAAGGGCCAATCGGAAAGCTGCAGAGCTTCTTGAGTTGTTAGGCATTTATAGACCAGTGTGA